The following proteins are encoded in a genomic region of Longimicrobiaceae bacterium:
- a CDS encoding HAD-IIIC family phosphatase has protein sequence MPAIAPPAPPATPAAPVPHPQLLDALAAEDALRDLAARLALAASRVHPAPAALDALTRLAPDDAVRWLLACGRSLRNVLPADARARALATLAAEARNGGDPALAHGVRALAIAHPDAVAPDTLVALAECFPPERVPELLGSLVDRALGRHPEHAGLLSVAADVAIRHGDAPRAHSLLDRAGLADPSPASVQRVRARRAGLPDPPGVRARVALMGSFTLDPLVPFLDLECRAAGMVPSFHLAPFGAWEREARDPASATAEFAPDAVFLAAALDDLVPDLAGSPSPGALHGAGEEAVGRVVSAAQAFRASSSAALVVFGFHTAFADPLGPAGSGAGSRAAWVADLNARLAESLAEVADTWMLDVGDVLARRGGGAADDPRLRHMARMRIPPAALGALARACAGYVAPLRGLTRKCIAVDLDNTLWGGLAGEDGVAGIRLGDTAPGSEHVELQRWLKSMADRGFLLAAVSKNNEADALEVIRGHDAMVLREGDFAARRINWLPKHENIAAIAEELGIGLDSVVFVDDSREERDLVRRMLPQVLTPELPADAARFRAALETLPQLQQLRVTDADRARGGQYRVRVEREQAKAASGGSLGDFLHSLELVVQVAPAAPATLSRVHQLFQRTNQFNLTTRRHDLAHLAAAANDHSRRLFALRAHDRLSDHGLVGAALVEMDGSRWRVESLVLSCRVIGYGVETAFVAALASAAREAGASTLEGEMVPTEKNHPARDCWARHGFAHRETADGVETWERALDDGGPAAPEWVRLEVADAS, from the coding sequence ATGCCCGCAATCGCACCGCCCGCCCCGCCCGCGACACCCGCCGCGCCGGTCCCGCACCCGCAGCTCCTGGACGCCCTCGCCGCCGAGGACGCGCTGCGCGACCTGGCCGCACGGCTGGCGCTGGCCGCGTCGCGCGTGCACCCGGCCCCCGCCGCGCTCGACGCGCTGACCCGCCTGGCGCCAGACGACGCGGTGCGGTGGCTGCTGGCCTGCGGGCGCTCGCTGCGCAACGTGCTGCCGGCGGACGCGCGGGCCCGCGCCCTCGCCACGCTGGCGGCCGAGGCGCGCAACGGCGGCGACCCCGCGCTCGCCCACGGCGTCCGCGCGCTCGCCATCGCGCACCCGGACGCGGTGGCGCCGGACACGCTCGTCGCTCTTGCCGAGTGCTTCCCGCCGGAGCGCGTGCCGGAGCTGCTGGGCTCGCTGGTGGATCGCGCGCTCGGCCGCCACCCGGAGCACGCGGGCCTGCTCTCCGTGGCCGCGGACGTCGCGATCCGGCACGGAGACGCACCCCGCGCGCACTCGCTGCTGGACCGCGCGGGCCTGGCCGATCCGTCGCCCGCGTCGGTGCAGCGCGTCCGCGCGCGGCGGGCGGGGCTGCCCGATCCGCCGGGGGTGCGCGCGCGCGTCGCCCTGATGGGCTCGTTCACGCTGGACCCGCTGGTGCCGTTCCTGGACCTGGAGTGCCGCGCCGCGGGCATGGTGCCGTCGTTCCACCTCGCGCCCTTCGGCGCGTGGGAGCGCGAGGCGCGCGACCCCGCCTCCGCCACGGCCGAGTTCGCGCCCGACGCCGTCTTCCTCGCCGCCGCGCTGGACGACCTCGTCCCCGATCTCGCCGGCTCGCCATCTCCCGGCGCGCTTCACGGGGCCGGCGAGGAAGCCGTCGGCCGCGTCGTCTCTGCCGCGCAGGCGTTTCGCGCATCATCCTCCGCCGCGCTGGTCGTGTTCGGCTTCCACACGGCGTTCGCGGACCCGCTTGGCCCCGCGGGCTCCGGCGCCGGCTCGCGCGCCGCGTGGGTCGCGGACCTGAACGCGCGCCTGGCCGAGAGCCTGGCCGAAGTCGCGGACACGTGGATGCTGGACGTGGGCGACGTGCTCGCCCGGCGCGGCGGCGGCGCGGCGGACGACCCGCGGCTGCGGCACATGGCGCGAATGCGCATCCCCCCCGCGGCCCTCGGCGCGCTCGCCCGCGCGTGCGCCGGGTACGTGGCGCCCTTGCGCGGCCTCACGCGCAAGTGCATCGCGGTCGACCTGGACAACACGCTCTGGGGTGGGCTGGCGGGTGAGGACGGCGTCGCGGGGATCCGCCTGGGCGACACGGCGCCGGGGAGCGAGCACGTGGAGCTTCAGCGCTGGCTCAAGTCGATGGCCGACCGCGGCTTCCTGCTCGCCGCCGTCTCCAAGAACAACGAGGCCGACGCGCTGGAGGTGATCCGCGGGCACGACGCCATGGTGCTGCGCGAGGGCGACTTCGCCGCGCGGCGCATCAACTGGCTGCCCAAGCACGAGAACATCGCCGCCATCGCGGAGGAGCTGGGGATCGGCCTGGACTCCGTCGTCTTCGTGGACGACAGCCGCGAGGAGCGCGACTTGGTGCGCCGCATGCTGCCGCAGGTGCTCACGCCCGAGCTCCCTGCGGACGCCGCCCGCTTCCGCGCGGCGCTGGAGACGCTGCCGCAGCTCCAGCAGCTTCGCGTGACCGACGCGGACCGCGCGCGCGGCGGACAGTACCGCGTCCGCGTGGAGCGCGAGCAGGCGAAGGCGGCCTCCGGCGGCTCGCTGGGCGACTTCCTCCACTCGCTGGAGCTGGTCGTCCAGGTCGCCCCCGCCGCGCCGGCGACGCTCTCCCGCGTGCACCAGCTCTTCCAGCGCACCAACCAGTTCAACCTCACCACGCGCCGCCACGACCTGGCGCACCTTGCCGCCGCCGCGAACGACCATTCGCGCCGCCTCTTCGCCCTGCGCGCGCACGACCGGCTCAGCGACCACGGCCTGGTCGGCGCCGCGCTCGTGGAGATGGATGGAAGCCGGTGGCGCGTGGAGAGCCTCGTCCTGAGCTGCCGCGTGATCGGCTACGGCGTGGAGACGGCGTTCGTCGCCGCGCTCGCCTCCGCCGCGCGCGAGGCGGGCGCATCTACGCTCGAAGGCGAGATGGTGCCCACGGAGAAGAACCACCCGGCGCGCGACTGCTGGGCGCGCCACGGCTTCGCACATCGCGAGACGGCCGACGGCGTGGAGACGTGGGAGCGCGCGCTGGACGACGGCGGGCCCGCGGCGCCGGAGTGGGTGCGCCTGGAGGTGGCCGATGCGTCCTGA
- a CDS encoding acyl carrier protein produces the protein MRPELLVSRVFSLPAQRVDDDTSNTTVATWDSLAHINLLLEMETIYGVTFSIDEALKMTSVGSIKHVLAERGIAW, from the coding sequence ATGCGTCCTGAGCTCCTGGTGAGCCGCGTCTTCTCCCTCCCGGCGCAGCGGGTGGACGACGACACGTCCAACACCACCGTCGCCACGTGGGACTCGCTGGCGCACATCAACCTGCTGCTGGAGATGGAGACGATATACGGCGTCACCTTCAGCATCGACGAGGCGCTGAAGATGACCAGCGTCGGCTCCATCAAGCACGTGCTCGCCGAACGGGGGATCGCGTGGTGA